A section of the Gemmatimonadaceae bacterium genome encodes:
- a CDS encoding AraC family transcriptional regulator codes for MTFGAYSLALGIAAANGVLLSLLLLHSSGRHRGSPWLAALTAGLALRLLPYILGFAGAYDLHPALTFAPFDTTLAWGPLLWVYVVVLSTGALPERWRWHVVPFLVQLLYQCVAFALPPAMKWDWYGGAHLQVIEPVGAVLVLASLGLYGFAAWRQYERWQAWLDANLSNREESRLGWLRLILAGFGVTGGIGVLLMVVHLAITPLDYFARMPVVAALALLAYLIALLGYRFGGQAIAMTAVAAASAPAAVADAPEPPEAAPAAPDLAAGTARAATKDYAGEAAAWRTRVRTAGWHRDPALTATRLAELLQVSTRSLSRTLNEGLGESFNDFINRIRVEEAVAILARPGAPDVLRVAFDVGFASKASFNRAFRRHAGATPTAIRDGQPSPASQLPPT; via the coding sequence ATGACTTTCGGCGCCTACTCCTTGGCACTGGGCATCGCCGCCGCCAACGGCGTCTTGCTGTCGCTGCTGCTGCTCCACTCGAGCGGCCGCCACCGCGGCTCCCCGTGGCTGGCCGCGCTGACCGCAGGACTCGCCCTGCGGCTCTTGCCATACATCCTCGGCTTTGCCGGTGCGTACGACCTGCATCCCGCGCTGACCTTCGCGCCGTTCGACACCACGCTGGCGTGGGGCCCCCTGCTGTGGGTGTACGTGGTCGTGCTCTCGACCGGCGCACTGCCGGAACGCTGGCGCTGGCACGTCGTGCCGTTCCTGGTACAGCTGCTCTATCAATGCGTCGCGTTCGCGTTGCCGCCGGCGATGAAGTGGGACTGGTACGGTGGGGCCCACCTGCAGGTCATCGAGCCGGTCGGCGCCGTGCTGGTGCTGGCGTCATTGGGCCTGTATGGCTTCGCGGCGTGGCGGCAGTACGAACGGTGGCAGGCGTGGCTGGACGCGAACCTGAGCAACCGCGAGGAGAGCCGGCTGGGCTGGCTGCGGCTGATCCTGGCCGGGTTCGGCGTCACCGGTGGCATCGGCGTCCTGCTGATGGTCGTGCACCTCGCGATCACGCCGCTGGACTACTTCGCACGAATGCCGGTGGTCGCGGCCCTCGCCCTGCTGGCCTACCTGATCGCGCTGCTGGGGTACCGGTTCGGAGGTCAGGCGATCGCGATGACCGCGGTGGCGGCCGCGAGCGCGCCGGCCGCCGTCGCCGATGCGCCCGAACCGCCAGAGGCCGCGCCGGCAGCTCCCGATCTCGCCGCCGGGACCGCGCGTGCAGCGACCAAGGACTACGCCGGCGAGGCCGCCGCCTGGCGTACCCGCGTCCGGACGGCCGGGTGGCACCGTGACCCCGCGCTCACGGCCACGAGGCTGGCCGAGCTGCTGCAGGTGTCCACGCGATCGCTCTCGCGCACGCTGAACGAGGGACTCGGCGAGTCATTCAACGACTTCATCAACCGCATCCGGGTGGAGGAGGCGGTGGCGATCCTGGCCCGGCCGGGCGCGCCGGATGTGCTGCGGGTGGCGTTCGACGTGGGCTTCGCAAGCAAGGCGTCGTTCAACCGGGCGTTCCGGCGGCACGCGGGCGCCACACCGACGGCCATTCGCGACGGACAGCCCTCACCGGCGTCTCAGCTTCCGCCAACCTGA
- the msrA gene encoding peptide-methionine (S)-S-oxide reductase MsrA, which yields MADGQDDGGTLEVAVLAGGCFWGVEEILRDVPGIRETDVGYTGGWLENPTYHDTHDSKSGHAEAIRVTFDPSVLSFETLLEQWFFRLHDPTTLNRQGNDVGTQYRSAIFPQSDAQKATAEAVIARVNASARWPRPVTTSIEPASTWYSAEAYHQDYLRKHPNGYTCHWLRD from the coding sequence ATGGCAGACGGACAGGATGACGGCGGGACGCTGGAGGTCGCGGTGCTCGCCGGTGGCTGCTTCTGGGGCGTCGAGGAGATCCTGCGTGACGTGCCCGGCATCCGCGAGACGGACGTCGGCTACACCGGAGGCTGGCTGGAGAACCCGACGTACCACGACACGCACGACAGCAAGTCCGGCCATGCCGAGGCCATCCGCGTGACGTTCGATCCGTCGGTGCTCAGCTTCGAGACGCTGCTGGAGCAGTGGTTCTTCCGGTTGCATGATCCGACCACGCTGAACCGGCAGGGCAATGACGTCGGCACGCAGTATCGCTCGGCCATCTTCCCGCAGTCCGACGCGCAGAAGGCAACGGCCGAAGCCGTGATCGCGCGGGTGAACGCGTCGGCCAGGTGGCCACGTCCGGTCACGACGAGCATCGAGCCGGCGTCCACATGGTACTCGGCCGAGGCGTACCACCAGGACTACCTGCGCAAGCATCCCAACGGCTACACCTGTCACTGGCTGCGTGACTGA
- a CDS encoding lactonase family protein: protein MTQHTTLPARHVAPASVATVVGVLLALAACGRPAVAQVRQPARDTKPYALYIGTYTQGWACAEKSDCTSAGIYRAEFDATTGALAAPVLVATAVNPSYVTVHPGGRFAYAVSEVGDHMGQATGAITAYRIGAGGQLTAIGTLSSFGQDPCHVSVDASGRHLFVANYSGGSIASYRIATNGTLTVASTIAHAGSGPHANQRGPHAHWIAESPARRRVYVADLGIDQVRVYRVNAATGALTLNAAPPGQLPPGSGPRHIAFHPSNRYAYVNNELASTVTVFRHAAATGALSPVQTLRTVPEGFTGENNTAEIQASADGRFVYVANRGHNSIAVFAVDATSGRLTLLDVTPSLGDWPRDFKLDPTGGFLLVEHQKSDNIVVFRIDRATGRLTPTGHELRVSKPVSIAWMPVAGR from the coding sequence ATGACCCAGCACACCACGCTCCCTGCCCGGCACGTTGCGCCAGCGTCCGTGGCGACCGTGGTCGGCGTGCTCCTTGCGCTCGCCGCCTGCGGGCGGCCCGCCGTCGCCCAGGTGCGGCAGCCCGCCCGGGACACGAAACCCTACGCGCTCTACATCGGCACCTACACGCAGGGGTGGGCCTGCGCTGAGAAGAGCGACTGCACCAGCGCCGGCATCTATCGCGCGGAGTTCGACGCCACGACGGGCGCGCTCGCGGCGCCGGTGCTGGTCGCGACGGCGGTCAACCCGTCGTATGTCACCGTGCACCCGGGCGGTCGCTTCGCCTACGCGGTCAGTGAGGTGGGCGATCACATGGGCCAGGCCACGGGCGCGATCACGGCGTACCGCATCGGGGCCGGTGGCCAGCTCACGGCGATCGGCACGCTGTCGTCGTTCGGCCAGGATCCGTGCCACGTCTCGGTGGACGCGTCGGGCCGGCATCTCTTCGTCGCCAACTATTCCGGCGGCAGCATCGCCAGCTATCGGATCGCAACGAATGGGACGCTCACCGTGGCGTCCACGATCGCGCATGCCGGCTCAGGGCCGCACGCGAACCAGCGGGGGCCGCATGCGCACTGGATTGCCGAGTCGCCCGCCAGGCGGCGCGTGTATGTCGCGGACCTCGGCATCGACCAGGTGCGCGTGTACCGCGTGAACGCCGCGACAGGCGCGCTCACGCTGAACGCCGCGCCGCCGGGCCAGCTGCCCCCCGGCAGCGGGCCGCGCCACATCGCATTCCACCCCTCCAATCGTTACGCGTACGTCAACAACGAACTCGCGTCCACCGTGACCGTGTTCAGGCACGCCGCGGCCACCGGTGCGCTCTCGCCGGTGCAGACGCTGCGCACGGTGCCGGAGGGATTCACCGGTGAGAACAACACGGCGGAGATCCAGGCGAGCGCGGACGGCCGCTTCGTGTACGTCGCCAACCGCGGCCACAACAGCATCGCGGTCTTCGCGGTCGACGCCACGTCCGGCCGGCTCACCCTGCTCGATGTCACCCCCTCGCTCGGTGACTGGCCACGCGACTTCAAGCTCGATCCCACCGGCGGGTTCCTGCTCGTGGAGCACCAGAAGTCGGACAACATCGTCGTCTTCCGCATCGATCGCGCGACAGGCCGGCTCACGCCCACGGGGCATGAGTTGCGCGTGTCGAAGCCGGTGAGCATCGCCTGGATGCCGGTTGCCGGGCGATGA